The genomic window GAAGGGGGAATTATTCAGCATAATGAATGGGTTATAATTCCTCATACCAATCCTACTAAAGATAAAAAACCATACCAAGAATATTACACAAAAAAAGCAAGAAAGTTAGTAGAAAAGAATTTTGCGAGAGAATTAGCAGTATTTGATTATAAGTTTTGAACTCTGAAACCTATAGACTTAAAATTTATATCAATAAAATCAAATGTTAGGGAGCAAAGATACTAATGAAATTTTTAAACAAAAGGTTTGTATCGACTAAACTTATATTAATCGTTTGTATTATTGTCCTAACTGTTTCAACTATTATTTCTCTGACTCCAGATATCAAAACTAATGGGAAATTTACAAGTCAGTCTTTTCCTACAGCAAACTATAATTTATTTGATATTGGCGTTGTTGAGATTAATAACGATGGTGTACTTGATATATTTACAAGCGCTCATAACAGTCCACAAAGTTTACTAATTAGTGATAGCTCAGGTAGTTATACAAATGAGTTAACTAAAAGGGGACTGGATCAGGATAAGGAATTTCCTGGACTAGAAGAGTCAAATAAAGAACCGACTATCGATCAACAGGGAGTTTACATTTATCGTCAAGCACATGAGGGAATGAATACACTTAATATCCGCTCTTCTGAAGTTTCTATTAGTGGAGAAATTAAACTTTATTCAACAATAACAATTAAGAAGTCAGATTTAGCTAAAGTTAAAATTGAAGAAAAGAAATTTTCTTCTGGGGCAATTCAAACAATGGTTCAATTCACCTTAGACAAAAATGGTTTTTTGTCATTTGAGAGTTATCATACCAGTTTATCTCACTCATTTATATTAGATAAAAAATTTCCTTTATCACAAATATTTGTTGGTTCTAATCCCGTATCTCCTAATTCCCATGACTTTATTTTGAACTGGAGAGATCGTCATGGCATGGCTTGGGCTGATTATAACGGAGATCAACAAATTGATGTGTTTATTGCCCGTGGTGGTTTACAAGGTAAGATGCAAGAACTTTTAGATTTAGAAGTATTCAGAGATGAATTATTAGTTCGTACAGGGTCTAAATTTGAAGATAAAATAGAAAATTCTAATATACTGAAAAAAGGTTGTGCTGCTTACCATGCTGCATGGATTGACTTTAATAATGATGACCAACTTGATCTTTATATTACTTGTCCTCGTGGTTTACCAAATCAACTTTACCAGCAAGATACAAATGGTGATTTTATAGATGTTGCTCCTCAACTGGGTTTGGATATAAAAGAAAATAGTTTCCATACTCCCTTTGTTTGGCTAGATGCCGACAATGATGGAGATATGGATCTATTAATTGAGCAGAATAAAAGTTTATGGCTCTATAGAAATAGTAGTGATGAATTTCAACCTCAAATGATTACTTCTAACATACCCAGCGTAAGAAAATTTGCCATTGCTGATTATGATTTAGATGGGGATACTGATGTTTTTGCTTTATCAAAAGTAAAAAATTCTTTATTGGTGAATGATAAAGGCAAATATGTTGCTCATAATCCAAAAAAATTAGGTTTACCTATGCTGGGACATACAGCTAATTGGGTTGACTATGATAATGATGGCCTTCCAGACTTACATATTATTCCAGACGGATTATACCATCAAGATTCTGATCATACTTTTACAAAAACAGGTTTATTAGAGTATCGATATCCTTCATCTCTTGCTGATGCTCGCAGTGCTTGGTTTGATATTAACAATGATGGTTATAGAGATGTATTGATAGCAGTACAATATCATCAACCTTTTTGGAAAAGAACCTTTCAAAGTATATGGCAAAGTAATATCCCAGAATGGAAACTTGAAAATAAGGAATGGAACGTGACCAAGTATGAAACTGCTCAGACAAAAAATCATTGGCTGCAAATTGATTTAGTAGGAAAGCCAGGAAATACTCAAGCTATAGGGGGAAAAGTAGTGATTGTAACCTCAGATGGTCAACAAATGCAGTCAGTGGGTAGTGCTGAAGGTTCCCATTATTCTCAAGGTCATTATCGTCTTTACTTCGGATTAGGAAAACAGAAAAAAATTGATTCTTTGCAAGTGATTTGGCCGAATGGACAAATGCAGGAAATAAAAAACGTTTCAGCTGATCAAAGATTAACCATTAAACAAGAAAATAACGGAAAAATTTGAGATAAGTGGTTGGATGAATATTTAATTTGTTAATCAATTACTATGAATAAAAATACTATGATATAATTAACAGGCTATCTTAATAAAGATTTTTGATATTTTTGATATAAAGAATAATTTATGCTAACAAATGAGCCTAATTTAAAAATAAAAGAACCCGCTCAACCCATCTATTTATCAAATCTTCCTTATTGGATTTATAAAACAATTATATGGGATCAAAAAAAATACCAGACAAAAAAGCGTAATTGGTCACCTAAACGCTTGTTTGGTTTAATCTCTCCTAATCTCAAAGAACCCATTTTTATTGTGGGTTCTGGTCGTTCGGGGACAACCTTTTTAGGGTCTTGCATTGGAGAAATTCCAGAAATTTCTTATCATTTTGAACCCGATATCATCAAAGCAACCGCTAGATATGTTTACACAGGAGAATGGAGCCAAAAAAAAGCACAATGGTATTATCGCAATATCTATAGTTTATTAATGCGAATTCATGGGGATGGTGATTTACGTCTCGCTGATAAAACCCCCCGTAATAGCTTCATTATTCCTTTTCTCTACGAAACCTTTCCTGACGCTAAATTTGTTCATATTATTCGAGATGGTCGAGATGTCGCCCTTTCTCTCTCAAAACAACCCTGGTATCGAGGAGATCAAGTTAATTCAGGAATTATAGAACGGGGAGGATATCCTTACGGTCCTTATGCTCGTTTTTGGGTAGAACCAGACAGAGTAAACGAATTTGAAACCACTAGCGATATTCATCGTTGTATTTGGTTATGGCGAAGATATCTAGAAACTATTTTAGAGGCTAAGGCTCAATTACCAGAGAATCAATATTACGAATTACGGTATGAAACCTTAGTCACTCATCCCAAAGAAGAAGCCAAACGTCTGCTAGATTTTTTAGAGATCACCTCAACTCTATCTCGTCGTCTCTTTCATCAGGCGACTGCCAAAGCAAAACCTGATTCTGTGGGACTAGGGAAAAAACAACTTTCAAAGGCTCAACTTCAAGAAATTGAGCAAGAAGCAGGGAATATGCTTGACCGCTTAGGGTATGATTAAGTAAAGTTTGTAAATATTGGTTTAATTGACTTTACACCTTTAGTTTATTAATCGTCTCCTCTCCTAAGAAACATTTATGTCTGAAATATATCAAGAAAGAGATTGGGAAGTTATCGATTACCAAATCTATCATTTTCAAGAAGCCGACGTATTTTTTCGCGGGCCGCAACCTGAATTTCTTAAGCCCTACAATTATGCAATTTGTATAGGAGCCGCACAAACCTTTGGTTGTTATTGTGAAAAGCCCTTTCCTTATTTACTCCAAGAAAAATTAAACATTCCAATTTTAAACTGGGGAAGAGGTGGAGCTGGCCCTTATTTCTTCCTAAAAAGAGCAAAACTTCTCGATTATATTAATGAAGCAAAATTTGTCATCATACAAGTTATGTCAGGTCGCTCTCAAGGCAATTCCTTGTATCAAAGTGAAGGCATAGGAAGCTATACCAGAGCTTCGGATGGAATCAGAATTTCTTGTAAAAAAGCTTATCAAGAACTTTTAGAAAGGTATGATGAAACTTATGTCAAAAAAATTGTTGCTGAAACTCGTGTAAATTGGGTCAAAACTTACCAAGAATTTTTGAGTAAAATCACTATTCCTAAAATTCTATTTTGGTTTTCTTCTCGTTATTCTAATTATGAAGAAAGATATAAAAACACATCTAGTTTGTTTGGTAAATATCCTCAATTGATCAATCAAAAAATGGTTGAGCAGATCAAGCAATTTAGTGACGATTATATAGAATGTATCTATCCTACAAATTCACCTAAATTACTAATTAATCGATTTACAGGAAAGCCAGCTAATATAGAAGATGAAAAAGGCAAAAAAACAATAACTCATGATTACTATTATCCAACACCAGAGTCCCATATAATGGCAGCCAATGTTCTAGAAAAAGTTTGTTGGAAATATTTGAATTAAAATTATTTATTAAATTTTTAACTTTATCACTCACTTTTTATTATGAACAATTATCAATCCAGATCTAATTATCATCATCCCTTGTGGTTAAGACTTAGTCCTAATCAAATGCTGAAAATTGCTAAATCAATTTTATCAAAAACCTTACCGTCCCATCTTAAAAAGAAATATTATCAGTGGCAAGCAAAAAATAAGCCTAAACCCCCTTTAGTTAAAGAAAGATTATTAGAAAACTATACCTATGATTTTGAGCGATTTTATAAATTTTCAACAGCTAAAAAAGGGTCTAATTTATCCTCAAATTTATTCCCAAAATACTCCCATTTGACTCAAACTAATCTAAAAGCTCTCATTACTAAAGATTATCACCGTATTGAAAAGGGTTTAGCCCTTAAAGAACCCAGAATAGGATTTGGGAAAAATACAGTCAACAATCTTATGGCGGCCATAGAACAATATCAAACCCTTTATGGATCTGATGAATTAGTTCAAATTTCAATTAATACGCTTTTAGCTTATTATCAATTTAATTATCAGCAAGGTCACGATAATAAACAACTATATGAACAAATCAACTCTGTAAAAGATAAGATAATCGAGGATCAAAAAATATCAGAAGGTGGAACTAAAACAATTACTAAAAAAGACATTTGGAAAAATGCTAAACAGGATCTAAAAAACTTTTTTGCCACTAGACACAGTATTAGACATTTTTCTAATGAAGAAGTTGACTTAAGTTTAATTAAACAAGCTGTAGAAATGGCGCAAAAAACTCCCTCTGTCTGTAACCGTCAAACCAGTCAAGTTTATGTATTTAGTGAGTTTCAGGATAAACAGAAAGTTCTCAGTTTTCAAAATGGCAATCGAGGATTTGGGGAACAAGCTAGCAAAGTTTTAATTGTTACTTCCAATCTACAAAATTTTACCTCCGTGGGAGAAAGAAACCAATGTTGGATTGATGGGGGAATGTATGCCATGTCCCTCGTTTATGCCCTACATTCCCTGGGTTTAGGAACCTGTTGCTTAAACTGGAGCGTTGAACATACCGTCGATCAACAACTTCGAGAAGCTGTAGGAATTAATGATTCACAAGCTGTCATCATGATGATTGCTGTGGGACATCTTCCTGATGAATTAAAGGTTGCTCAGTCTCCTCGAAAAAAAATTGAAGAAGTTTTAATTATCAAATAATACTGTAAGATATTTGTAACTTAAATATAGGAGGCATAGAGATTTGAAAGTCGTAATCACTGGCATAACAGGAATGCGGAACCGAGGAGTGGAAGCCATTGTTATTCCAACTATTGAGGGGTTGCGTACATATAATCCTAGTATTGATATTAATCTACTCACTAGAAGTCCAGATTATGATGAAATCCGTCTCCAACCTTATGAAGTTAACCTTCATCTCGAAAGTAAAAATCTAACAACAAAAACCCCATCAATAAGCCGTAAAAAACGGTTACTTTCTCAAGTTTTTCCCCTCTATAAATTACCCAAACCTCAACCAATACCTACCTCTCGTATCATTCGTAAAGCTTCTGCTATTATTGCCTCTGGGGGTGATATTTTTAGTCCTGAATATCCCATCACGCCTCATCTAAAACCCCTCAAACTCGCTTTGGATTTAGGAAAGTCGATCATATTTTTAGCTCAATCTATCAGTCCCTACAGAACTGATGAAGAAGCTGAATCATGGCTTGAAGTTGCTCGACAAGCTAAACTAATCACGGTACGGGAATTGGCAACCTATAAATATGTCACAGAAATCCTGGGACTGTCGACTGATTTGGTAAAATTAACGGCTGATCCGGCTTTTTTGCTGAAACCTTCCCCAGACACAACCATTAATAACCTTTTAGAAAGTTATGGTATTCCTAAACACCGTCCTCTTGTTGCTATTGCTACGAGTCAAGGGATTTGTAGTTATGCTTCGATTTGGGATCAACGTAAACACTTAACTGCTTGGCAAAAAGTCGTTACAACAATTCTAGAAGACCTAGATGCAGACGTGATGATTATTCCCCATGTTCAAGAAGTTAGAGCAGGTAATGATGACCGACTTATTGCCACATCATTACTTCGCGCCTTAGACTATAATCCACGGGTTCATGTCGCAGGTGCAGATCATAGTGCCTCAGAATTTAAAGGACTAATTGGGAGATGTGAGTTAGTAATTGCTGAGCGAATGCACGCTGCGATCGCGGGTTTATCGAGTGGAGTTTGTACGTTAGCAGTTGGTTATTCTATTAAAGCACAAGGCATTATGGCTGATTTGGTAGGAGAAGATAATCTACAAGGGGGATTATTAATTAGCATCGATGACTTTCTAAATCCAGATTTGGCTTCTCAAGCTGTACACAATGCTTGGAAACAAAGGGATGAAATTAAGACCAAAATTCAAGATAAGTTACCCTATATTCAGAAAAAGGCTTTAAGTAATTTTGAGATTATTTTTAATACTCTTAAACACTAATAACTAAGTGAATCGAAAGCTTTATAAAATTTGAGATTTGGGAAGAATGAATTATCAATTACAGAAACCTAATTTAGAACAAACTGTTATCTTTCTCCATATTCATAAAACAGGTGGAAGAACATTGGAGGATATACTTAAGAAGCAATATGACCCACAAAAAATTTTATCAACAGATAATTTGAAATGGAGACAATCTCACGAAACTTTAAGTCAATACAGTCCAGCAGAATTAGAAAACATTAAACTAATTAAAGGACATATGTATTTTGGAATTCATAACATATTATTACAACCTTTTACTTATATTACTATTTTAAGAGATCCCATCGAAAGAGTTCTTTCGCTCTATTGCTATATTCGAGATGAACCCAAAAATCCGCAGCACAAAGAATTAATAGAAAAAGGGATGAATTTAGAACAATTTCTATGCAGTGGTATTGCAAAAACAGCCGAAAACGGTCAGACAAGAATTTTATCAGGCATTCAAGCAGAAAATAAACCTTGTTCTGATGAAATGTTTAAGTTAGCGAAGGAAAATTTATCTAAATATTTTTCGGTTGTTGGTCTGACAGAACAATTTGATGAAACTTTAATTCTATTAAAACGTCTATTAGGATACAATATACCCATTTATTCTACAAAAAACAAAAACAAAAGGCGTTTATCTATTGATGACATATCAGCAAAGGAAAGAAAAATGATAGAACAATATAATAGTTTTGATCTTCAATTATATGAATACGCTTATCAGCTTTTTGAAGAACAAAAGAAACAACAAGGATACTTATTTAATCTGGAATATACTTATTTTAAATCAAAATCGTTAGTTAAAAAATATTTTATCAATTCAGGTAAATAATAGCATTTTAAGTGAATTTTAAACCAGACTCTTTTTCCATAAATTAAATTTTATTAAAAAGACAACACATGAACCACAAAATTCTCTGGCTAAGACGGCGTTTTGATTGGATGGGTAAGCATAGTGGTTATGACCAACTATGCGAATCTATGTCTACACTTCTTCCTCACGATACTTATAAAAGTGTATGGCAACATCCAGGACAACCCCAAAAAAAAATTTTGCGTTCAATGGTAGAACGAGTGGGAAAAAAAGCCAAAGGTAGTCCTATGTA from Crocosphaera subtropica ATCC 51142 includes these protein-coding regions:
- a CDS encoding CRTAC1 family protein, whose translation is MKFLNKRFVSTKLILIVCIIVLTVSTIISLTPDIKTNGKFTSQSFPTANYNLFDIGVVEINNDGVLDIFTSAHNSPQSLLISDSSGSYTNELTKRGLDQDKEFPGLEESNKEPTIDQQGVYIYRQAHEGMNTLNIRSSEVSISGEIKLYSTITIKKSDLAKVKIEEKKFSSGAIQTMVQFTLDKNGFLSFESYHTSLSHSFILDKKFPLSQIFVGSNPVSPNSHDFILNWRDRHGMAWADYNGDQQIDVFIARGGLQGKMQELLDLEVFRDELLVRTGSKFEDKIENSNILKKGCAAYHAAWIDFNNDDQLDLYITCPRGLPNQLYQQDTNGDFIDVAPQLGLDIKENSFHTPFVWLDADNDGDMDLLIEQNKSLWLYRNSSDEFQPQMITSNIPSVRKFAIADYDLDGDTDVFALSKVKNSLLVNDKGKYVAHNPKKLGLPMLGHTANWVDYDNDGLPDLHIIPDGLYHQDSDHTFTKTGLLEYRYPSSLADARSAWFDINNDGYRDVLIAVQYHQPFWKRTFQSIWQSNIPEWKLENKEWNVTKYETAQTKNHWLQIDLVGKPGNTQAIGGKVVIVTSDGQQMQSVGSAEGSHYSQGHYRLYFGLGKQKKIDSLQVIWPNGQMQEIKNVSADQRLTIKQENNGKI
- a CDS encoding sulfotransferase family protein; this encodes MLTNEPNLKIKEPAQPIYLSNLPYWIYKTIIWDQKKYQTKKRNWSPKRLFGLISPNLKEPIFIVGSGRSGTTFLGSCIGEIPEISYHFEPDIIKATARYVYTGEWSQKKAQWYYRNIYSLLMRIHGDGDLRLADKTPRNSFIIPFLYETFPDAKFVHIIRDGRDVALSLSKQPWYRGDQVNSGIIERGGYPYGPYARFWVEPDRVNEFETTSDIHRCIWLWRRYLETILEAKAQLPENQYYELRYETLVTHPKEEAKRLLDFLEITSTLSRRLFHQATAKAKPDSVGLGKKQLSKAQLQEIEQEAGNMLDRLGYD
- a CDS encoding DUF6473 family protein: MSEIYQERDWEVIDYQIYHFQEADVFFRGPQPEFLKPYNYAICIGAAQTFGCYCEKPFPYLLQEKLNIPILNWGRGGAGPYFFLKRAKLLDYINEAKFVIIQVMSGRSQGNSLYQSEGIGSYTRASDGIRISCKKAYQELLERYDETYVKKIVAETRVNWVKTYQEFLSKITIPKILFWFSSRYSNYEERYKNTSSLFGKYPQLINQKMVEQIKQFSDDYIECIYPTNSPKLLINRFTGKPANIEDEKGKKTITHDYYYPTPESHIMAANVLEKVCWKYLN
- a CDS encoding nitroreductase family protein, with product MNNYQSRSNYHHPLWLRLSPNQMLKIAKSILSKTLPSHLKKKYYQWQAKNKPKPPLVKERLLENYTYDFERFYKFSTAKKGSNLSSNLFPKYSHLTQTNLKALITKDYHRIEKGLALKEPRIGFGKNTVNNLMAAIEQYQTLYGSDELVQISINTLLAYYQFNYQQGHDNKQLYEQINSVKDKIIEDQKISEGGTKTITKKDIWKNAKQDLKNFFATRHSIRHFSNEEVDLSLIKQAVEMAQKTPSVCNRQTSQVYVFSEFQDKQKVLSFQNGNRGFGEQASKVLIVTSNLQNFTSVGERNQCWIDGGMYAMSLVYALHSLGLGTCCLNWSVEHTVDQQLREAVGINDSQAVIMMIAVGHLPDELKVAQSPRKKIEEVLIIK
- a CDS encoding polysaccharide pyruvyl transferase family protein codes for the protein MKVVITGITGMRNRGVEAIVIPTIEGLRTYNPSIDINLLTRSPDYDEIRLQPYEVNLHLESKNLTTKTPSISRKKRLLSQVFPLYKLPKPQPIPTSRIIRKASAIIASGGDIFSPEYPITPHLKPLKLALDLGKSIIFLAQSISPYRTDEEAESWLEVARQAKLITVRELATYKYVTEILGLSTDLVKLTADPAFLLKPSPDTTINNLLESYGIPKHRPLVAIATSQGICSYASIWDQRKHLTAWQKVVTTILEDLDADVMIIPHVQEVRAGNDDRLIATSLLRALDYNPRVHVAGADHSASEFKGLIGRCELVIAERMHAAIAGLSSGVCTLAVGYSIKAQGIMADLVGEDNLQGGLLISIDDFLNPDLASQAVHNAWKQRDEIKTKIQDKLPYIQKKALSNFEIIFNTLKH
- a CDS encoding sulfotransferase family 2 domain-containing protein is translated as MNYQLQKPNLEQTVIFLHIHKTGGRTLEDILKKQYDPQKILSTDNLKWRQSHETLSQYSPAELENIKLIKGHMYFGIHNILLQPFTYITILRDPIERVLSLYCYIRDEPKNPQHKELIEKGMNLEQFLCSGIAKTAENGQTRILSGIQAENKPCSDEMFKLAKENLSKYFSVVGLTEQFDETLILLKRLLGYNIPIYSTKNKNKRRLSIDDISAKERKMIEQYNSFDLQLYEYAYQLFEEQKKQQGYLFNLEYTYFKSKSLVKKYFINSGK